From the Micromonospora sediminicola genome, one window contains:
- a CDS encoding DUF4383 domain-containing protein, producing the protein MAHSRARRNPADGRAPVRRVASAFAVFLLLLGALGFVPGVTSAYADLRFAGPGSGARLLGLLQVSALHNLVNLVLGVAGLALARTVAGARAFLLGGGAIFLVLWLYDLAVDRRSAANLLAVDRAGTWLHLLLGVAMPALGLLAGRRAHRR; encoded by the coding sequence ATGGCGCACTCCCGGGCCCGGCGCAACCCGGCCGACGGGCGGGCGCCGGTGCGCCGGGTCGCCTCGGCGTTCGCCGTGTTCCTGCTGCTGCTCGGCGCGTTGGGTTTCGTGCCGGGGGTGACCAGCGCCTACGCCGACCTGCGGTTCGCCGGGCCGGGATCGGGCGCGCGGCTGCTCGGGCTGCTTCAGGTCTCGGCGCTGCACAACCTCGTGAACCTGGTCCTCGGGGTGGCCGGTCTGGCGTTGGCCCGCACGGTCGCCGGCGCGCGGGCGTTCCTGCTCGGCGGCGGCGCGATCTTCCTGGTGCTCTGGCTCTACGACCTGGCGGTCGACCGGCGCAGCGCGGCGAACCTCCTGGCGGTCGACCGGGCCGGCACCTGGTTGCACCTGCTGCTGGGGGTGGCCATGCCGGCCCTGGGCCTGCTGGCCGGCCGGCGCGCGCACCGTCGCTGA